The Flavobacterium sp. 123 genome contains a region encoding:
- the bshC gene encoding bacillithiol biosynthesis cysteine-adding enzyme BshC: protein MPTDCISYQNSGYFSSLMNDYLDQKPNLQPLYNRFPQLENFQEQIIEKQANFDDTTRATLVSVLKKQYANEEISVTTKQNIEALVLHNTFTVTTGHQLNLFSGPLYFLYKIISTINLTTELKEKYPEFNFVPIYWMATEDHDFEEINYFNFKGKKFRWNTKSSGPVGRLSTEGLADFFEIFSLEIGSSTHANTIKKLFEDAYLNHPNLADATRYLANKLFGAYGLVIIDGDNSELKRNFIPFVKEELLNQSSHKLVLKTAEKLKNYTVQVNPREINLFYIENDLRERIILENGKYKVNNTKIEFSESEIISLLENNPEKFSPNVIMRPLYQEVILPNLCYIGGGGEIAYWLELKSFFDAVKITFPMLLVRNSVLLATEKQVKKTDKLNLNWKDLFSKQEELINLKTKDLSEFPIDLINLKLQLQKQFESLYEITNQTDQSFAGAVKAQEKKQIKGLGNLEKRLLKAQKRKLSDILERIIDLQNELFPNKSLQERQANFSEFYLESGENLIPILIQKLEPLSTNFEIIVL, encoded by the coding sequence ATGCCAACCGACTGTATAAGCTATCAAAATTCCGGGTATTTTTCTTCATTAATGAATGATTATTTAGATCAAAAACCTAATCTACAGCCTCTATACAACCGGTTTCCACAACTTGAAAACTTTCAAGAACAAATCATAGAAAAGCAAGCCAATTTTGATGATACAACAAGAGCAACTTTAGTATCGGTTTTAAAAAAACAGTATGCAAATGAAGAAATTTCTGTAACAACAAAACAGAATATTGAAGCTTTGGTACTCCATAATACTTTTACAGTTACTACCGGACATCAATTAAATTTATTTAGTGGCCCATTATATTTCTTATATAAAATTATTTCAACTATTAATCTGACAACTGAATTAAAAGAAAAATACCCTGAATTTAATTTTGTTCCAATATATTGGATGGCTACAGAAGACCATGATTTTGAAGAAATAAATTATTTCAATTTTAAAGGTAAAAAGTTCAGATGGAACACCAAAAGTTCAGGTCCAGTAGGGCGATTATCAACAGAAGGCTTAGCTGATTTCTTTGAGATATTTTCACTAGAAATTGGTTCAAGCACACATGCAAACACGATTAAAAAACTATTTGAAGATGCCTACCTGAATCATCCTAATTTAGCAGATGCCACACGATATTTAGCCAATAAACTTTTTGGAGCATACGGCTTAGTTATTATTGATGGTGATAATTCTGAATTAAAAAGAAACTTCATCCCTTTTGTAAAAGAAGAATTACTGAATCAGTCTTCACACAAACTAGTTTTAAAAACTGCCGAAAAATTAAAAAACTATACCGTTCAGGTAAATCCACGTGAAATAAATCTTTTTTACATTGAAAATGATTTGAGGGAACGAATTATCCTAGAGAATGGAAAATACAAAGTGAACAACACTAAAATAGAATTTTCGGAAAGTGAAATCATTTCCTTATTAGAAAACAATCCCGAAAAATTCAGCCCCAATGTAATCATGCGACCCTTATATCAGGAAGTCATTTTACCTAATTTATGCTACATTGGTGGTGGTGGAGAAATTGCTTATTGGTTAGAGTTGAAATCGTTCTTTGATGCTGTCAAAATAACTTTTCCAATGCTTTTGGTTCGTAATTCTGTACTTTTAGCAACCGAAAAACAAGTTAAAAAAACAGATAAATTAAATCTAAATTGGAAAGATTTGTTTTCAAAACAAGAAGAATTAATTAACCTTAAAACCAAAGACTTATCTGAATTTCCAATTGACTTAATCAATCTGAAACTACAGCTACAAAAACAGTTTGAATCTCTTTATGAAATAACAAATCAAACGGATCAATCTTTTGCAGGTGCTGTAAAAGCACAGGAAAAGAAACAAATAAAAGGGCTAGGAAATTTAGAAAAAAGGTTGTTAAAAGCCCAAAAAAGAAAATTAAGCGACATTTTAGAACGAATTATAGACTTGCAAAATGAATTATTCCCAAACAAAAGTTTGCAAGAACGTCAAGCTAATTTTTCGGAATTTTATTTAGAAAGTGGAGAGAATTTAATTCCAATTTTAATCCAAAAGCTAGAGCCTTTGAGTACTAATTTTGAAATTATCGTTCTTTAA
- a CDS encoding MFS transporter: MKAKLQTENSLKHVLFGSLIGTTIEFFDFYIYANAAVLVFPQLFFPGADSTNSVLESLATFSIAFLSRPIGSAVFGHYGDKIGRKATLIAALLTMGISTICIGFLPSYASIGIAAPLLLMLCRFGQGVGLGGEWGGAVLLAIENAPPNKRAWYGMFPQLGAPIGLLLSGGTFLILTDTMSSEDFLDYGWRIPFIASSLLVIVGFYIRLKISETPAFENSKLEQEQVKIPFVALLQSYKKELIFGTFAAITTFLVFYLMTVFSLSWATSDLGYSKRDFLLIQLFSVLFFALFIPVSAVIADRIGRRKMLIYASSVIALFGFTFSFFLNSGSTVMVTLFLCMGMSLMGFTYGPIGTFLSELFPTTVRYSGASLTFNLAGIIGAAFAPMIAIWLATHYSLTYVGFYLSIAAFISLVSLLAISKKEHKF, encoded by the coding sequence ATGAAAGCAAAATTACAAACAGAAAATTCGTTAAAGCATGTTCTTTTTGGAAGTTTAATAGGAACTACAATAGAATTTTTTGATTTTTATATCTATGCCAATGCAGCCGTTTTGGTTTTTCCACAGTTGTTTTTCCCGGGTGCTGACAGTACAAACTCTGTTTTAGAATCGTTGGCTACATTTTCAATTGCATTTCTTTCTAGACCAATTGGTTCGGCTGTTTTTGGACATTATGGAGATAAAATAGGACGTAAAGCTACATTAATAGCTGCTTTATTGACTATGGGAATTTCAACTATATGTATTGGTTTTTTACCAAGTTATGCGAGTATAGGTATTGCAGCTCCATTGTTGCTAATGTTGTGTCGATTTGGGCAGGGAGTTGGATTAGGAGGTGAATGGGGAGGAGCTGTTTTGTTAGCTATTGAGAATGCACCACCTAATAAACGTGCTTGGTATGGCATGTTTCCGCAATTAGGTGCTCCAATTGGTTTGTTGCTTTCAGGCGGTACTTTTTTAATTTTAACCGATACAATGAGCAGTGAGGATTTTCTAGATTATGGGTGGAGAATACCGTTTATAGCTAGCTCATTGTTAGTAATAGTTGGATTTTATATTAGGTTGAAAATTTCAGAAACTCCCGCTTTTGAGAATTCAAAATTAGAACAAGAGCAAGTAAAAATCCCTTTCGTTGCATTATTGCAATCGTATAAAAAAGAATTAATTTTTGGAACATTTGCAGCTATCACTACTTTTTTAGTGTTTTATTTGATGACTGTTTTTTCTTTGAGTTGGGCAACATCTGATTTAGGTTATTCCAAAAGAGATTTTTTATTGATTCAGTTGTTTTCAGTCTTATTTTTTGCGCTTTTTATCCCTGTCTCTGCTGTCATTGCTGACCGAATTGGGCGTCGTAAAATGTTGATTTATGCATCGAGTGTTATTGCACTTTTTGGTTTTACCTTTTCTTTTTTCTTGAACTCGGGAAGTACGGTTATGGTAACGTTGTTTTTATGTATGGGAATGTCTTTGATGGGCTTTACCTATGGACCAATAGGAACTTTTCTTTCTGAATTGTTCCCCACTACGGTACGTTATTCAGGTGCTTCATTAACCTTTAATCTAGCGGGAATTATAGGTGCCGCTTTTGCTCCAATGATTGCAATTTGGTTAGCAACTCATTATAGTTTGACTTATGTTGGTTTTTATCTTTCTATAGCGGCTTTTATTTCTTTGGTCTCCTTATTAGCAATTAGTAAAAAAGAGCATAAGTTTTAA